The segment ATCTTGAAGTGTGTAGCCACCTTTACGGCACCACGTACCAGGAGCTCACCGCCTCCGAGTAGCAGGATCAATCCTCCGATCAGTGAAAGCACTGCCATCTATGAGTCGTCCTTCACGATTTCATCCACATCCTGACCCATCTGATCCAAACGCTTCCGCTGTTCCTCCACGGTTTTCTTGACTTCACTTGCCGTATCGGTCATCTCTCGCTGGATCTCTTGAGAAGCATCCTTGAATTGACGCATAGCCCTGCCCATGGTACGGGCCAACCCAGGTATACTCTTACTTCCGAAGAGCAAGAGAAAGATCAAGAAGATCACGATGATCTCTGAGCCTCCGATGAATAAGGGGACAATGGCAATCAATGACATAGAATAAAAAACGCCCGGTAAGGACCGGGCGCTAAATTACAATTCGTTGTTCTACCGCCTATTACTTCTTAGGCTCATCATCCTTTGATAGATCGACCACCAAAGGTGTAGCAATACACAGAGAAGAATAGGTACCTACGATCACACCTACCATCAAGGCAAAGGTGAATCCTTTGATACTGTCACTACCGAACATGAAGATCATGAACAGCACGATAAAGGTAGAGAGCGAGGTATTCACTGTACGGCTCAACGTGCTGTTGAGAGCATCGTTGATGACCTTTTTCCTTCCTCCGCCTCTTCTATCGTTCAGGTATTCCCTGATCCTGTCGAATACGACCACCGTATCATTGATCGAGTAACCAACTACAGTCAGTATGGCGGCAATAAAGGCCTGGTCGATCTCCAATGAGAAGGGAAGCACACCCCAGAAGATGGAGAACAGTCCTAGCACGACCAATACATCGTGCGCCATGGCGACCAAAGCTCCAAATCCGAACTGCCACTTCCTGAAGCGGAAGAAGATATAGAGGAATATGACCAAGAGTGAGAAGAGAACGGCTTGAGAGGCTTTGGTCTTGAAGTCATCACTGATGGTAGGAGCTACTTTCTTGGACTCCAGACTATCTGTACTGTACGGGCCTACCTTGTCAAGTGCTACAGCCAGTTGAGCATCGACTCGACTGTCGACATCCTCACTTTCGTCACTCATCATGTAATTGGTCGTGATCTTGACCTTCCTTCCCGTACCACCGATCTTCTTGACCTGATTTCCTGCCTGCTTACCATCTGCTTCGACAAAGGTCTCATCCAAAGCCACATTCACAGTCTCTATATCTACCTCCTCATTGAATTCTACGATATAGGTCCTACCACCGGCAAAGTCCACACCTAGATCCAAACCTCTGGTCATGAGGGATGAAAGACCCCCTATGATGATGATTCCTGAGATCGCATAGAAGATCTTCCTTCTTGGGATGAACTTATA is part of the Flavobacteriales bacterium genome and harbors:
- a CDS encoding twin-arginine translocase TatA/TatE family subunit, yielding MSLIAIVPLFIGGSEIIVIFLIFLLLFGSKSIPGLARTMGRAMRQFKDASQEIQREMTDTASEVKKTVEEQRKRLDQMGQDVDEIVKDDS